A genomic window from Candidatus Woesearchaeota archaeon includes:
- a CDS encoding 30S ribosomal protein S9, whose protein sequence is MVKKYITTSGKRKTATARAVLRAGTGKIRVNKMLLTAYAPEVARLFIQEPLVLAPEYADKVDIDVNFHGGGAMGGAEASRLAIAKALVEFAGKGSNLKERFLQYDRQLLVADVRRKETCKPNDSKARAKRQKSYR, encoded by the coding sequence ATGGTCAAAAAATATATTACCACATCAGGAAAGCGAAAAACCGCAACAGCCCGCGCAGTACTTAGGGCTGGCACGGGCAAGATTCGCGTAAACAAAATGCTCCTCACGGCGTATGCGCCGGAAGTAGCACGCTTATTTATCCAAGAGCCGCTGGTGCTTGCGCCGGAATATGCTGACAAGGTTGATATTGATGTTAATTTCCACGGCGGCGGCGCCATGGGCGGTGCAGAAGCATCTCGGCTTGCCATTGCCAAAGCACTCGTTGAATTTGCCGGCAAGGGAAGCAACTTGAAAGAGCGCTTCCTGCAATACGACCGCCAGCTCCTTGTTGCTGATGTGCGGCGCAAGGAAACCTGCAAACCAAACGACTCAAAGGCACGTGCCAAGCGTCAAAAATCATACCGGTGA
- a CDS encoding 50S ribosomal protein L13 → MAVIDGTERILGRIAAYAAKQALLGEKVDIVNCEKMIITGSRGHIIGEYIHKVKRGTPRSGPFFPRTPQRIVRRTIRGMLPWDKNRGREAYKLVKCYIGVPVGFEKEKLTEVPGTHVSKLTTTKYITIAEIAKQVGSKV, encoded by the coding sequence ATGGCAGTAATTGACGGAACAGAACGGATTTTGGGAAGAATCGCGGCATATGCGGCAAAGCAGGCATTGCTCGGCGAAAAGGTTGACATTGTTAATTGCGAAAAGATGATTATCACCGGCTCACGCGGCCATATCATTGGAGAATATATACATAAAGTCAAGCGCGGCACACCCCGTTCAGGGCCGTTTTTCCCGCGTACGCCCCAGCGCATCGTGCGCAGAACCATCAGGGGTATGCTGCCGTGGGACAAGAACCGTGGCCGTGAAGCGTATAAATTGGTCAAATGTTATATCGGCGTGCCAGTTGGATTTGAAAAAGAAAAGCTCACTGAAGTTCCAGGTACGCACGTTTCGAAGCTCACGACCACAAAATATATAACAATCGCTGAAATTGCAAAACAAGTTGGATCAAAGGTATAA
- a CDS encoding 50S ribosomal protein L18e: protein MVRRTGPTNVHLQELIKTLKKAALDSETPLWKRLADELEAPSRRRRMVNLYKISKYAQDNEIIVVPGKVLATGDVTKKLAVAAWAFSGSAKEKIQKAKGEAFSIGELLKRNPNVQNIRIMG from the coding sequence ATGGTACGAAGAACAGGCCCAACAAATGTGCATCTGCAGGAGCTCATCAAGACGCTCAAAAAAGCAGCGTTGGATAGTGAAACGCCTCTGTGGAAGCGCCTTGCCGACGAACTTGAAGCACCGTCACGGCGTCGGCGCATGGTAAACCTGTACAAGATTAGCAAGTACGCTCAAGATAATGAAATTATTGTCGTGCCGGGCAAAGTGCTCGCTACGGGCGATGTCACAAAAAAACTTGCTGTTGCCGCATGGGCATTTTCAGGCAGTGCAAAAGAAAAAATCCAGAAAGCAAAAGGCGAGGCATTCAGCATTGGGGAACTGCTCAAGCGCAACCCGAATGTGCAAAACATACGAATCATGGGATAA
- a CDS encoding DNA-directed RNA polymerase subunit N gives MIIPMRCVSCGKPVGHLWEEYEEKSTKKNADVKKILDELGVERYCCRSTFLGHVELIDVAAQFKKF, from the coding sequence ATGATCATACCTATGCGATGTGTATCCTGCGGAAAGCCAGTCGGCCACCTGTGGGAAGAATATGAAGAGAAGTCAACCAAGAAAAATGCCGACGTGAAAAAAATTCTTGATGAACTTGGTGTTGAGCGCTACTGCTGCCGAAGCACATTCCTCGGGCATGTCGAGCTGATTGACGTCGCTGCGCAGTTTAAGAAGTTTTGA
- a CDS encoding type II toxin-antitoxin system HicB family antitoxin — translation MKYRVRIYQDEDGMFVAECPSLPGCISQGKTRQEAVKNITEAIEGYLESLKKHNEAVPPAIEEEMIHNACSASV, via the coding sequence ATGAAATACCGCGTACGCATATATCAGGATGAAGACGGCATGTTTGTAGCAGAATGCCCATCACTCCCCGGCTGTATTTCTCAAGGAAAAACACGCCAAGAAGCAGTTAAAAACATTACCGAAGCGATTGAGGGCTATCTGGAAAGTCTCAAAAAACACAATGAGGCAGTGCCGCCAGCAATAGAAGAAGAGATGATACACAATGCATGTTCAGCATCAGTCTAA
- a CDS encoding DEAD/DEAH box helicase yields METIQTHQQINPFKKLGLSDFLLRAIEEEHFTQPSEIQERAIPLVLQGRDVLAGSATGSGKTLAFGAGIIQHAISGKGVQALILTPTRELAEQVAGSLKKFSKFKQLRIAVSYGGVSIQPQIGELRHADVVVGTPGRIIDHLERGTLSLRHITTLVLDEADRMLDMGFIQDVERIIGACPIKRQTLLFSATLSSDITSLAQKYMENPAEVSVECYVDASKLSQSYYDTPDNMKFSLLVHMLQHEEADLIMVFCNSQRTTDIVATNLKRVGVDALPIHGGFSQAKRNSVMKQFHAGKVHVLVCTDVAARGLDIGGVSHVYNYDVPKEGKQYIHRIGRTARAGREGKAITILTSRDHDNFRRVLRENDVSITKEVVPTVEPVPFRWTEGQGQREGGFNRGGQGGHRGHSHRGPPRHSSHAGPHRSHDNRHARPARSGSFNRR; encoded by the coding sequence ATGGAAACTATACAGACACATCAACAGATAAACCCATTCAAAAAACTTGGCTTAAGTGATTTCCTGCTTCGGGCAATTGAGGAAGAGCATTTTACCCAGCCGAGTGAAATCCAAGAACGAGCAATACCACTGGTTCTCCAAGGGCGCGATGTTCTCGCAGGCTCGGCAACCGGTTCAGGAAAAACACTCGCCTTTGGCGCAGGCATTATCCAACACGCAATTTCCGGAAAAGGTGTTCAGGCACTTATTCTGACACCAACCCGCGAACTTGCCGAACAAGTTGCCGGCTCACTCAAAAAATTCTCAAAATTCAAACAACTGCGCATTGCTGTTTCCTACGGCGGCGTTTCCATCCAGCCGCAAATCGGTGAGCTCCGCCATGCCGATGTTGTTGTTGGCACGCCCGGAAGAATCATTGACCACCTCGAGCGCGGCACACTATCACTCCGGCACATTACCACACTGGTTCTCGACGAAGCCGACCGTATGCTTGACATGGGCTTTATTCAGGATGTTGAACGAATCATCGGCGCCTGCCCCATCAAACGGCAGACACTTTTGTTTTCTGCAACGCTGTCCAGCGACATAACATCGCTTGCGCAAAAATACATGGAGAACCCAGCTGAAGTATCTGTTGAGTGCTATGTTGATGCCTCTAAACTCTCCCAATCATATTATGACACTCCTGACAACATGAAATTCTCTTTGCTGGTGCACATGCTCCAGCATGAAGAAGCTGACCTGATTATGGTCTTCTGCAATTCGCAAAGAACAACTGACATTGTTGCAACCAACCTCAAACGCGTTGGCGTTGATGCACTTCCAATTCACGGCGGCTTTTCGCAAGCAAAGCGCAATAGTGTGATGAAACAGTTCCACGCCGGAAAAGTGCACGTGCTCGTCTGCACTGATGTTGCAGCACGCGGCCTTGATATTGGTGGTGTTTCTCACGTGTACAATTACGACGTTCCCAAAGAAGGCAAGCAATACATCCATCGCATCGGCAGAACAGCACGAGCAGGCCGCGAAGGAAAAGCAATCACCATCCTCACCAGCAGGGACCATGACAATTTCCGCCGAGTGCTCCGTGAAAACGACGTGAGCATCACCAAAGAGGTTGTTCCTACCGTAGAGCCAGTTCCCTTCCGATGGACTGAAGGACAAGGACAGCGAGAAGGCGGCTTCAACCGAGGCGGGCAAGGAGGGCATCGTGGCCATAGCCATCGCGGCCCACCGCGTCATTCATCTCATGCAGGGCCGCATCGTTCGCATGATAATCGCCATGCACGGCCTGCACGTTCTGGATCGTTTAACCGACGGTAA
- a CDS encoding asparaginase domain-containing protein: protein MTIRIFITGGTFDKEYNELNGELFFKDTHLPEMLKLGRNKLDVDLRTLMMIDSLDMGAADRQLILDNVKKTKEDKIIITHGTDTMAETAKVLGAALKTKTIILTGAMVPYKFGSSDGLFNLGCALAFVQTLPVGVYVAMNGKFFKWNNVKKNKKTGEFEELD, encoded by the coding sequence ATGACCATTCGTATCTTTATAACCGGCGGAACCTTTGATAAAGAATATAACGAACTGAACGGCGAACTTTTCTTTAAGGACACACATCTTCCTGAAATGTTAAAACTGGGAAGAAATAAACTTGATGTGGATCTCAGGACATTGATGATGATTGATAGTCTTGATATGGGCGCTGCCGATCGACAGCTTATTCTTGATAATGTCAAAAAAACAAAAGAAGACAAAATCATCATCACGCATGGAACTGATACGATGGCTGAAACAGCAAAAGTTCTCGGCGCAGCACTTAAAACAAAAACAATCATCTTGACCGGCGCGATGGTTCCCTACAAATTTGGCAGTTCAGACGGGCTCTTTAATCTTGGCTGTGCACTCGCTTTTGTACAAACACTTCCCGTCGGTGTGTATGTTGCAATGAATGGAAAATTCTTCAAATGGAATAATGTAAAGAAAAACAAGAAGACCGGCGAATTTGAAGAATTAGACTGA